The DNA sequence gtATTCTCTATCAAATTATTACAGATAAGTTTAGACTTTAGTTAAATTCTGGTCTGTATATttcaagttatgaccaacatgatatacatgtaccatttttattttctatgattgaaatCCATACTCCATACAAAAgtccagtattttattgcaaattgtctttagTATATTTATGTTGGAAATGAAACAAAACATGCATACAATTCAGTATTATTGTTTGCTATGCACcttcaatttttcatatatgaaaggtgaagataacgaacagtgatcgatctcataactcctacaagcaatacaaaatagatagctgggcaaacacggaaccctggacacaccagaggtgggatcaggtgcctaggaggagtaatcatcccctgtggaccggtcacacccaccgtgagccctatatcctgttcaggtaaacaaagttatccgcagtcaaaatcagtatgccaagaacggcttaacaatcggtatgaaacacgtcagacagcatttgacccaatgataggttgtattgacgaactagatcgttataacgaccatagagtttTTCCGAAATgatgacttcaatcgaaactgctgaaacccctgtaccatcaacttgtttgtcagtagcttacctcgatttaaaaactgactatacgcagaacaagctcttgcatatcgaatcagttgagatatataaacaccatatgcaggtgatcatggaatattgctacataaatatgggaagttgacgatggagaagctgaaatcatcccgtttgtcacacagttgagttgtcagtttgctgttaatgtctactttcaataaaatatctaagtatgaagcagaagtggacgactctgtggtgtcctttaattcgagctcacagggatatatcaggGCCACAGCGAGATGTTTtatcttctcacgtagaaggttttgaataaattctgcttcatatgaatatagaaacaggtcagctaacaaaggagcacaattcgtgcccatggggattccaacagagtgttggaagacctgatcaccagagacaacgaagatattgtcaatgaggaactctagcatattttttatttcaacttcagagtacttgtgcgtggaatcagagtggtgtttaacaaaataagtttttgaatgactgatcactagatatgaatatttccgttttccatttttgttgaggaaacaactgtctatgatgtcaaaaagtctagtctttaatttatcgtgaggagtggtcgtgtatagtgttgaaaattcacatgttttaatgttattgatttgggaaaaattctgcgatttcaagtttactaaaagttctttagaatttttgagaatgcacatttgattaacaccacttctggcatatgtagtcgcagagtacgtttgaagtttctccttcacagttgttaatattttcgtgaggagcaaatataggggcttggtagagcatttactggatccagcaatgtatctttgtttgtaagggtttttatgtagtttaggaatccagtataggtacggtaactcatattcattcgacccattgactggaatattaaatgtgtctaaaactgaagcatggttttgaagaatttcatcttttgaaagggcagctggagtataagtatgattaccaaaagtggaattgatgccaagttcgttgaaaatacagttgtaataatgagtcttacaaacaaagacaatgttgttactagctttgtcagctggaaccaaaacatgtTCCTCATgcaacctatctaattcttttatcacttctggtttactaaacacagaaggatagatggtacatacttttgttttcatatgtccaATGCGGGATAAAACTATAAAACTAATACAATTTAGAGCCAACATTTTAACTGTTCAATTAACTCTCACACACGTGGTCTATTGGCCGGTCTACAGTTACGAACTGTTGACCGGGCAATGTTCTGCTCCATTTCTATTGGTTACTCAAGTCACGTGATTCTCGATCTGCTTCTTTGTTTAAGTAATGACTAGGCTCACTGATTTcactgatgatgaaatacagaatttatcAAATGTGACGAAGAACAGAGAcacaaaaatgtaattattgattattaattaggatattggatattttttcttttaaactagtgaATACCTTGATAGATTTTCGCAATCACTCTGAATTGTTAAATGTtcaagtcaacaaaccatgtgcacctaataaaaattccaaaaattaaGGTGTGTAACGATATTGTTTGTAAGATAGATACATTTTGTAAGTTCTAagatttgaattgaaattttgaaatacttttttatatatatttttatatagatacatttgcaataaaatattaCCGTCCCATCAGTGTTGAAAAAAATAGTCCTATCAATATGTATGCTAAATCAATATGTGTCTTATTGAATTATACACCCGTCCCAAATTCCCGATAAATATTGGCCGATCtataaagtaaatgaatatagtTAAATCAAGAAACTATCATTCGAATGATAAACCCTTTCGAGATTGCTAAAATATACCAAAACGCCGTAATGTATGCTGCAAGTGTTAAAACCTCCGTACATAGATATTACTGGAGTATTCACAGGATTTACCCAACCAGCTTCAAGAAGCATTCTCCTGCTTCATCTCTACTTCGATCAGAAGGAGACCTCAAAGAAATCCATTAGATTGATATGCAAACCCTTAAATCACACATCTTCAAAATaaggatttatatatatatatatatgaatggtgaagattacgaacgaacagtcatcaatctcataactcctataagtaatgcaaaatagagagttgggcaaacacggacccctggatatacccgccgtgagcactatatcttgattaaaTAAACGGAGGTGTCCGTAGTCCAAACCAGTGTGTCAAGAATGGACTagcaatcggtataaaacacgtcagacagcatttgtcccaatgataggttctattggcaaactagatcgttataacgaccataccattttaatgatatctttaattcatttcaagagggcaataattcttttagagagagagagaaactatataattaaagatatctacaattgaattaatgatctctttaatacGCCGATTTCGAGATaagtccgagttatttccctttggagaactctcgtacttagtaaggtgcaaaacaatttgtttacacgcgggagtgggactgcataagtgaatctgctcagtaagtttatcatacacagtttcatcacccaatttcgactgatacacaaactaagtaaatgacAAGTATTCAagaagtaattaaatacttagaattcttattatatcacgttattttgttGCACCTACCTATCATATCCAGGACATTGCTTGGAAATATGGCATTgtatttatgtttccactttagtaaaacatttcttttgatagtattcaatattttctacatcaagtatttaaaaaagaagtcggttttcatatattttatcacCTTTCTCACTGGCTGTAGTACCACTTTGTTCCACCtaagcattcaaagttccactaaatgcacctcctacacaggagagctctaATCTTGAAACTGGCGTAAAAGAATTGCTGCGTGCATTAATTctttatacaaaagcattgtaaatgattaaagatatcttcaattgaattaaagagttcatcaaataatttatatcgagctctaaattaaatattgctagcaatatttctacgaaattgatgcgcgcatcaactgaattgaagagaacaatgattgaattaatgcgcattaaatcaattattgctctccttAAATTCAATTGATCCGcgaattaattcaattgatgagagcaataattgaattgaagtgcgcattaattcatttgatgagaacaataattgattaaatgcgcgcattaattcaattaaagagagtaataattgaaatgatgatatcttcaaataattaaagatatcttcaattatttcagtttatgttaatttggcactccataaaATTGAGATGTCTTTAAAAGCAAAATCTTATTGTATGGTGATTTATATCTAAATAAACGAAAAACACTTCCATGGATATACTAAACTGCGTAAGTaataaagaaaatgaacatAGTTCAAAAGTCTATCGAAACACCAGACCTGGATCTCTCGAAATAAACTGAagtcaaaacaaaagaaaactcaaacttgagTTTGAGATCTTTTCCAGAAATCTAAGCCAGAATACGCGAATGGTCCAAAATACTCTAAAATATTGCATAAATATGAATTGACAAGCTGTTattaacaatatcatttttttattttgtcattaTTATAAGTATGTTTAGGATCAGCAAATGTAAAACAAGGTCGATTCTCGTGGCAGTATTTTGTTTCTGATAGTATttcaaacaaataaatgaaagtcATAAGTATCCTGATACACTTATGAAATAAAGTAGGAAAGTATTACTATGCCTATATAGGTATGTTTAAATAAAGTGCTCTAATTACAcataaatttgttttgtttagaattatttttcttgatgtattaaaattcaatgaaaacagaggTAACGGCTAGTTGATATTTCTCAATCTTGATTTACATTATGGTTTCCTGGATGAGAAACTAAACAAAATCCCATACATGTCAAATTCAACAAGGTCAGAATACAGAGCACAGATGAATTCACTATGTGATACATGAATCCACACTTCAGCCCCATATTGGTAATGAAATGAGGACCCGCAGAACCAAAGCTACCTGCCGAGGTTCTTACAATGCTTCTATGAAACGTGTTTCTACTAAATATCAGTCAGCGTATTATTCCCATGAACTCTCATGAATTCTTTCAATATAATACTTGATGAGATATCACAATGCATCAATGTCTTAGATAATAAATTATCCATATGTCATGGTTCTGATGAGAAATGGTTTACAGTCTCGGGACTAACCTTaagataaatttgaaatgacatGCAGACATTTAGGatactatacatgtactgaaCATCAGTTATACTGTAcaataatttattcaaacaataataataaattcaacAAACACAGTCTCAATCACCAAAGTTGCTTGTGTATGTCTATCACAGTCCGTTGAAAGATTTCTCCTACTTTAGTAAACCTGAAAAGCAAAAGAACAATGTTATTGATATCAAAGTGAATATCATCAACGTGATGTACTTCAAACGCAGTTGAAAAGATAACAAGCTATCATTTATTAAGTCTCACCTTTCTGCCAGGTACAATGTTGGAGTTGATAATCCTTGGTGATCTCCCATGCAAAATGTTACCGTCAATAAATCCTTGGGATCCAGATGCAGCAGCGGACGCGGAAGCGGCACCGTTTGAAGTAGCAACACCAGCAGCTGCAGCTGCAGCTCCAGAGTTTTGTCCGATAAGGGGACCAACAGGGTATGGTACACCTTGAAAAGGCTGAATTACAGGGCCATTAAAGTGACCTGTGAGTTGGGATCCAATGAGACCTCCCATTCCGATTCCTGATCTCAAGTTGGCGCTAGAggcagcagcagcagcagcgGAGGCGGCACCACGTTGGCTGGCAGAGGCAGCGGCGGAGGCAGCAGCAGCTCCGGGGTTTTGTCCGATTAAGATGGGATTAAAGCCTCCCAATCCGATCCCAGGTCCCATATTGGCGCTAGATGCGGAAGCAGCGGCAGATGAACCACCGACACCATTATATACTGGTCCGGATGGATATTGGACGGCTGGCGCTTGGTAAGCAGCTGGTCCATTGAAAGATCCAACAATTTGGGGATAGGTGGCGACTGAATTTCCACCAATGAGTCCGGCATTTAATCCATTATTGAGACCAATTACGCCATGTTGTCCACCAACTGCTTGGTTTGAGGCGGCGGCGGCAGCGGCGGCGGCAGCAGCGTTGAAACCACTTGCAGCTGCTGAGGCAGCAGCTGAGTTTCCACCGATGAGTCcagcattaaatccattattgagGCCAATTACGCCATGTTGTCCACCTACTGCTTGGTTTGAGGCGGCGGCGGCAGCAGCGTTGAAACCACTTGCAGCTGCTGAGGCAGCAGCTGAGTTTCCACCGATGAGTCcagcattaaatccattattgagGCCAATTACGCCATGTTGTCCTCCAATTGCTTGGTTTGAGGCGGCGGCGGCAGCGGCGGCGGCAGCGTTGAAACCACTTGCAGCTGCTGAGGCAGCAGCTGAGTTACCACCGATGAGTCCGGCATTAAATCCTCGGTTTGAGGCGGCTGCGGCAGAGGCAGCAGCGTTGAAACCACTTGCAGCTGCTGAAGCGGCGGCTGCGTTTTCTCCATCTAATGGAAAAAACCTGGCTTCAAATCCATTGTCGTTGACACCACTGTGTATACCCCCAGCAACACCTTGTCCATTAAAGTGGATGTTGTGAGAACATCCGTACTGTCCACATCCTGGTTTAGGATAATTATCCCTTGGAACAGGGATTGCAAATGCAACGGCAATAAGACAGAGAACGGCAACAGCACGGATCATCTACAAAACAGACGAAAATCAACTTTATTTGCTTAAAAAAAGTAAGATTTCACAGTTTATATCTAAGGCACTCTGTacagaatgaaaataata is a window from the Ostrea edulis chromosome 5, xbOstEdul1.1, whole genome shotgun sequence genome containing:
- the LOC130054600 gene encoding spidroin-1-like, coding for MIRAVAVLCLIAVAFAIPVPRDNYPKPGCGQYGCSHNIHFNGQGVAGGIHSGVNDNGFEARFFPLDGENAAAASAAASGFNAAASAAAASNRGFNAGLIGGNSAAASAAASGFNAAAAAAAAASNQAIGGQHGVIGLNNGFNAGLIGGNSAAASAAASGFNAAAAAASNQAVGGQHGVIGLNNGFNAGLIGGNSAAASAAASGFNAAAAAAAAAASNQAVGGQHGVIGLNNGLNAGLIGGNSVATYPQIVGSFNGPAAYQAPAVQYPSGPVYNGVGGSSAAASASSANMGPGIGLGGFNPILIGQNPGAAAASAAASASQRGAASAAAAAASSANLRSGIGMGGLIGSQLTGHFNGPVIQPFQGVPYPVGPLIGQNSGAAAAAAGVATSNGAASASAAASGSQGFIDGNILHGRSPRIINSNIVPGRKVY